TTATCTCCGGCAAGATGTTGTGGGCGTTCGTGAAGCGAGGTTTTCAACCACTCGCGCCGACAGGTAGGCCCAGAGGTTTGAGCAAACAGCGAGACCTCCCCCTACAGCGTCTAGACCGAGATTTCGCTAAGCGATGTTTTGATGTTCTGTTTTCACTGTCGGTTTTGATTTTGTTTTCTCCCGTTTACCTGCTGTTGGCCTTGCTGATTGCCCTTAGCACACGAGGCCCGGTTTTTTATCTCCAGGAACGAATCGGGAAAAATTACCAGCCTTTTGGTTGCCTCAAATTCAGAACGATGGTGCCAAATGCAGACGAAGTGTTGTTGCAAATGATGGCAACCTCACCCCATCTGCGTCAGGAATTCGAGGATAATTTCAAACTCAAAGACGACCCTCGAATTACATGGATTGGTAAATTTCTACGGGTGACTAGCCTGGATGAGTTTCCCCAATTCTGGAACGTTCTGAAAGGGGATATGAGTGTTGTTGGACCAAGACCTCTAGTTGCTGAGGAGTTGTCAAAATACGGACATCACATTGACAAAGTGTTGACGATTCGACCTGGAATCACCGGATTGTGGCAGGTTTCTGGGCGTAATGACATCCCTTACCCGCGCCGAGTGCAGATAGATGTCTATTACGTCAATGCCAGGAATTTCTGGCTCGATTTGTGGCTGATTGTAAAAACAATTGGCGTTGTCGTTTCCCCTAAAGACAATGGTGCCTACTGACAAATAGCTGACGTTCGGCCATCTATCACTCAAATAAAGTTCTTTAAACAACGACTCCTACAGCTTTCCTCCTTACGTGGAGAGAGCTGTAGGACTTTGTGATTCATTAGTTTGATGAGTCTTAGAAGACTGTGGAGTTCCGCTTGCCTCTAGAGCGGGTAGACTCTTCATACCTGATTTTACGGTCTAGATCAGTGAGTTGTTGTGATGGCGATTAATCAATTTGTCTCGCTCGGAATTTATGCAACAGGTATTGTAGGTACTCTTGCAAGAAGCTTTTCTCCTCTTCTTGGCTCAACATTTAGTCCACCGTTGAAATACGTAAGTCTTATTGCCGATGCTTAGAAGAATCTACGTATATTCCTGATGTTGCGCCAGAGATTTTAAGTTAACGTAAGGAGTGAATTAAGGATTTCCTCTACTTACAGAGGGATTTTTCATAAAATTGGGTGCAAGTGACTCTTGCTGCAACGTTAGCGAGAGAAAACTTACAGGATAATTACCACTTACTGTTAAGACGATTGTTTCGTCACAGGCTATAGGGAATACTAAGTATGACGCAACGCAAGCGAGCGCTAATTACGGGCATTACAGGACAAGACGGTTCTTACTTAAGTGAATTTTTGCTTGAGCAAGGCTATGAGGTTCACGGGATCATTCGCCGGACTTCTACATTTAATACAGACCGGATCGATTATATGTATGAAGACCCTCACAAAGAGGGTGTGCGGTTGTTTCTGCACTATGGTGATTTAACCGATGGCACGACGCTACGCCGGATCTTAGAACAAGTCCAGCCGGTAGAAATTTATAATTTAGGTGCCCAATCCCACGTCCGCGTTAGTTTTGACTCGCCGGAATACACGGTTGATGCAGTCGGGATGGGGACGTTACGCCTTTTG
Above is a window of Coleofasciculus sp. FACHB-1120 DNA encoding:
- a CDS encoding sugar transferase, yielding MTAESQLISGKMLWAFVKRGFQPLAPTGRPRGLSKQRDLPLQRLDRDFAKRCFDVLFSLSVLILFSPVYLLLALLIALSTRGPVFYLQERIGKNYQPFGCLKFRTMVPNADEVLLQMMATSPHLRQEFEDNFKLKDDPRITWIGKFLRVTSLDEFPQFWNVLKGDMSVVGPRPLVAEELSKYGHHIDKVLTIRPGITGLWQVSGRNDIPYPRRVQIDVYYVNARNFWLDLWLIVKTIGVVVSPKDNGAY